In Oreochromis niloticus isolate F11D_XX linkage group LG5, O_niloticus_UMD_NMBU, whole genome shotgun sequence, a single window of DNA contains:
- the il17rd gene encoding interleukin-17 receptor D isoform X1 has translation MRAQYTHARALTSSVLSSSLSELFRLEGGMAAPRSFFISLCGLYLLLYFPCGSTTSGTRRANQDRCGFKVPSSADGGRRLAVTFRADNCSLNYPLGKHMIREVTNVSFSHLACDDQAAVVVHWSASPLGIEHIKGFRVYLEDKNPEGKQCQHLILKDPRQLNFSYKNTKLSSQPFSGLNFDTDYMVRVVPFPSQMNESFFPPSFLKTNSCEMLLGSDNLVCKPFWTPKTLNVSQLGSSLHVAFDQAPPSFGFHFYYLYYKLRPDGPSKLQRCKPDVNQPRTTCILQDVTPGTYTIELRDDSNTTRMHTQHHVSQVHSPWAGPIRAMAITVPLVVMSAFATLFTVMCRKKQQENIYSQLDEESSESSNHSAALTTERPWPRPKVFICYSNRDCPKHTSVIQSFAFFLQDFCCCEVVLDLWEHLEMCKEGQMSWLSRQLDEANFIITVCSKGLRYYVEKKSRRGKTPVSRRGNGSSSSITAVGGDLFIVAVAMIAEKLRQAKQTEDSGTQEMNRYMAVYFDYSTESDIPTMLSLATRFKLMDQLPQLFSRLHSSHSSLTDREQQPLNVSRRNYFRSKSGRSLYVSICNMHQHISQNPDWFEKQLAPAGASSTSPDSSSKHPSLAAVQAPSLPPKPSCLSSQAEQRFDSGLVLNEVVVRMPSLESGEGVTGRNVLQLAPGSSPDPNLGPSPSSTPDPCPSPGVCPSPDLPHSSLFMLDPNSRSASGISGLLSEDSSSSLSSSGPSVLQDGISPSQGHADEGLPHVPEIPPPRDSGIYDSSVPSSELSIPLMDGLSHDQADSSSLAESESSFYGLSDEEAPAATPLSCSAATVCKAELHHHHHLEQNDVVLTPVASL, from the exons GTGCCTTCAAGTGCAGATGGAGGCCGCAGGCTGGCGGTCACCTTCAGAGCTGACA aCTGCTCATTAAACTACCCACTGGGGAAGCACATGATCCGTGAGGTCACCAACGTCTCCTTCAGTCATCTAGCCTGCGACGATCAGGCCGCCGTGGTCGTCCACTGGTCTGCGAGCCCACTAG GGATTGAACACATTAAAGGCTTCAGAGTTTACCTGGAGGACAAGAATCCAGAAGGGAAACAGTGTCAACACCTCATCCTCAAAGACCCACGACAGCTCAACTTCTCCTACAAGAACACG AAGCTGAGCAGTCAGCCGTTCAGCGGTTTGAACTTTGACACCGACTACATGGTTCGTGTGGTTCCCTTTCCATCTCAGATGAACGAGAGTTTCTTCCCTCCGTCTTTCCTCAAAACTAACT CGTGCGAAATGCTCCTCGGCTCAGACAACCTGGTCTGCAAACCAT tctggaCACCAAAGACACTGAACGTGTCTCAGCTCGGATCGAGCCTTCATGTGGCCTTTGATCAGGCTCCGCCCTCATTTGGTTTCCATTTCTACTACCTGTACTACAAACTGCGACCGGACGGACCCTCCAAACTGCAGCGCTGCAAACCG GATGTGAATCAGCCCAGAACAACATGTATCCTCCAGGACGTCACTCCAGGGACCTACACTATAGAG TTGAGAGATGACAGCAACACCACCAGGATGCACACTCAGCACCACGTCAGTCAGG TCCACTCCCCCTGGGCGGGACCTATCCGTGCCATGGCCATCACTGTGCCGCTGGTTGTCATGTCAGCATTTGCCACCCTCTTCACAGTCATGTGTCGCAAGAAGCAGCAAG AAAACATCTACAGTCAGCTGGATGAGGAGAGCAGCGAGTCATCCAATCACAGCGCAGCACTGACCACTGAGCGGCCGTGGCCCCGCCCCAAAGTCTTCATCTGCTACTCGAACAGAGACTGTCCCAAACACACCAGTGTCATCCAGAGCTTTGCCTTCTTCCTGCAGGATTTCTGCTGCTGTGAG GTTGTGTTGGACCTGTGGGAACACCTGGAGATGTGCAAAGAAGGTCAGATGTCATGGCTCAGCAGACAGCTGGACGAAGCAAACTTCATTATCACCGTCTGTTCCAAAGGCCTGCG ctatTACGTGGAAAAGAAGAGCCGTCGAGGGAAGACACCAGTGAGCCGCCGCGGTAATGGCAGCAGCTCTTCGATTACTGCCGTTGGTGGGGACCTTTTCATTGTGGCTGTTGCCATGATTGCTGAGAAGCTGCGGCAGGCGAAGCAAACCGAAGACAGCGGGACTCAGGAGATGAACCGATACATGGCGGTTTACTTTGACTATTCTACAGAAAGCGACATCCCCACCATGCTGAGTCTGGCTACCAG GTTCAAGCTGATGGACCAGTTGCCTCAGCTCTTCAGTCGTCTCCATTCGAGTCATTCCAGTCTGACTGATCGTGAGCAGCAGCCTCTTAACGTTTCCCGGAGGAACTATTTCAGAAGCAAGTCCGGGCGCTCACTTTACGTTTCCATCTGCAACATGCACCAGCACATCAGCCAGAACCCCGACTGGTTCGAAAAGCAGCTCGCTCCTGCAGGAGCATCCTCTACCTCCCCTGACTCCTCCTCCAAACATCCATCTCTTGCTGCTGTCCAGGCTCCGAGCCTCCCGCCAAAACCTTCCTGCTTGTCATCTCAGGCCGAGCAGAGGTTTGACTCTGGCTTGGTGCTGAATGAGGTGGTGGTGCGAATGCCATCGCTGGAGAGTGGGGAGGGTGTGACGGGGAGGAACGTACTCCAGCTGGCCCCTGGTTCCAGCCCTGATCCCAACCTTGGCCCGAGTCCCAGTTCCACCCCTGACCCCTGTCCCAGTCCTGGTGTCTGTCCCAGTCCAGACCTACCACACTCTTCTCTGTTCATGCTAGATCCCAATTCAAG GTCTGCTTCTGGAATATCTGGACTGTTATCCGAagactcttcctcctccttgtcCTCCTCTGGTCCTTCCGTCCTCCAGGATGGCATTTCCCCTAGTCAGGGACATGCTGATGAAGGGCTTCCCCATGTTCCAGAGATTCCCCCTCCTCGTGATTCAGGCATCTATGATTCATCTGTACCTTCGTCAGAGCTTTCTATTCCCTTAATGGACGGACTGTCACATGACCAGGCAGACTCCTCCTCCCTGGCTGAGAGTGAATCATCTTTCTATGGTCTGA GTGATGAAGAGGCACCCGCTGCCACACCGCTCAGCTGCAGTGCTGCCACGGTGTGCAAAGCTGAACTGCACCACCATCATCACCTCGAGCAAAATGACGTTGTTCTCACACCTGTGGCATCATTGTAG
- the il17rd gene encoding interleukin-17 receptor D isoform X2 has translation MRAQYTHARALTSSVLSSSLSELFRLEGGMAAPRSFFISLCGLYLLLYFPCGSTTSGTRRANQDRCGFKVPSSADGGRRLAVTFRADNCSLNYPLGKHMIREVTNVSFSHLACDDQAAVVVHWSASPLGIEHIKGFRVYLEDKNPEGKQCQHLILKDPRQLNFSYKNTKLSSQPFSGLNFDTDYMVRVVPFPSQMNESFFPPSFLKTNSCEMLLGSDNLVCKPFWTPKTLNVSQLGSSLHVAFDQAPPSFGFHFYYLYYKLRPDGPSKLQRCKPDVNQPRTTCILQDVTPGTYTIELRDDSNTTRMHTQHHVSQVHSPWAGPIRAMAITVPLVVMSAFATLFTVMCRKKQQENIYSQLDEESSESSNHSAALTTERPWPRPKVFICYSNRDCPKHTSVIQSFAFFLQDFCCCEVVLDLWEHLEMCKEGQMSWLSRQLDEANFIITVCSKGLRYYVEKKSRRGKTPVSRRGNGSSSSITAVGGDLFIVAVAMIAEKLRQAKQTEDSGTQEMNRYMAVYFDYSTESDIPTMLSLATRFKLMDQLPQLFSRLHSSHSSLTDREQQPLNVSRRNYFRSKSGRSLYVSICNMHQHISQNPDWFEKQLAPAGASSTSPDSSSKHPSLAAVQAPSLPPKPSCLSSQAEQRFDSGLVLNEVVVRMPSLESGEGVTGRNVLQLAPGSSPDPNLGPSPSSTPDPCPSPGVCPSPDLPHSSLFMLDPNSRSASGISGLLSEDSSSSLSSSGPSVLQDGISPSQGHADEGLPHVPEIPPPRDSGIYDSSVPSSELSIPLMDGLSHDQADSSSLAESESSFYGDEEAPAATPLSCSAATVCKAELHHHHHLEQNDVVLTPVASL, from the exons GTGCCTTCAAGTGCAGATGGAGGCCGCAGGCTGGCGGTCACCTTCAGAGCTGACA aCTGCTCATTAAACTACCCACTGGGGAAGCACATGATCCGTGAGGTCACCAACGTCTCCTTCAGTCATCTAGCCTGCGACGATCAGGCCGCCGTGGTCGTCCACTGGTCTGCGAGCCCACTAG GGATTGAACACATTAAAGGCTTCAGAGTTTACCTGGAGGACAAGAATCCAGAAGGGAAACAGTGTCAACACCTCATCCTCAAAGACCCACGACAGCTCAACTTCTCCTACAAGAACACG AAGCTGAGCAGTCAGCCGTTCAGCGGTTTGAACTTTGACACCGACTACATGGTTCGTGTGGTTCCCTTTCCATCTCAGATGAACGAGAGTTTCTTCCCTCCGTCTTTCCTCAAAACTAACT CGTGCGAAATGCTCCTCGGCTCAGACAACCTGGTCTGCAAACCAT tctggaCACCAAAGACACTGAACGTGTCTCAGCTCGGATCGAGCCTTCATGTGGCCTTTGATCAGGCTCCGCCCTCATTTGGTTTCCATTTCTACTACCTGTACTACAAACTGCGACCGGACGGACCCTCCAAACTGCAGCGCTGCAAACCG GATGTGAATCAGCCCAGAACAACATGTATCCTCCAGGACGTCACTCCAGGGACCTACACTATAGAG TTGAGAGATGACAGCAACACCACCAGGATGCACACTCAGCACCACGTCAGTCAGG TCCACTCCCCCTGGGCGGGACCTATCCGTGCCATGGCCATCACTGTGCCGCTGGTTGTCATGTCAGCATTTGCCACCCTCTTCACAGTCATGTGTCGCAAGAAGCAGCAAG AAAACATCTACAGTCAGCTGGATGAGGAGAGCAGCGAGTCATCCAATCACAGCGCAGCACTGACCACTGAGCGGCCGTGGCCCCGCCCCAAAGTCTTCATCTGCTACTCGAACAGAGACTGTCCCAAACACACCAGTGTCATCCAGAGCTTTGCCTTCTTCCTGCAGGATTTCTGCTGCTGTGAG GTTGTGTTGGACCTGTGGGAACACCTGGAGATGTGCAAAGAAGGTCAGATGTCATGGCTCAGCAGACAGCTGGACGAAGCAAACTTCATTATCACCGTCTGTTCCAAAGGCCTGCG ctatTACGTGGAAAAGAAGAGCCGTCGAGGGAAGACACCAGTGAGCCGCCGCGGTAATGGCAGCAGCTCTTCGATTACTGCCGTTGGTGGGGACCTTTTCATTGTGGCTGTTGCCATGATTGCTGAGAAGCTGCGGCAGGCGAAGCAAACCGAAGACAGCGGGACTCAGGAGATGAACCGATACATGGCGGTTTACTTTGACTATTCTACAGAAAGCGACATCCCCACCATGCTGAGTCTGGCTACCAG GTTCAAGCTGATGGACCAGTTGCCTCAGCTCTTCAGTCGTCTCCATTCGAGTCATTCCAGTCTGACTGATCGTGAGCAGCAGCCTCTTAACGTTTCCCGGAGGAACTATTTCAGAAGCAAGTCCGGGCGCTCACTTTACGTTTCCATCTGCAACATGCACCAGCACATCAGCCAGAACCCCGACTGGTTCGAAAAGCAGCTCGCTCCTGCAGGAGCATCCTCTACCTCCCCTGACTCCTCCTCCAAACATCCATCTCTTGCTGCTGTCCAGGCTCCGAGCCTCCCGCCAAAACCTTCCTGCTTGTCATCTCAGGCCGAGCAGAGGTTTGACTCTGGCTTGGTGCTGAATGAGGTGGTGGTGCGAATGCCATCGCTGGAGAGTGGGGAGGGTGTGACGGGGAGGAACGTACTCCAGCTGGCCCCTGGTTCCAGCCCTGATCCCAACCTTGGCCCGAGTCCCAGTTCCACCCCTGACCCCTGTCCCAGTCCTGGTGTCTGTCCCAGTCCAGACCTACCACACTCTTCTCTGTTCATGCTAGATCCCAATTCAAG GTCTGCTTCTGGAATATCTGGACTGTTATCCGAagactcttcctcctccttgtcCTCCTCTGGTCCTTCCGTCCTCCAGGATGGCATTTCCCCTAGTCAGGGACATGCTGATGAAGGGCTTCCCCATGTTCCAGAGATTCCCCCTCCTCGTGATTCAGGCATCTATGATTCATCTGTACCTTCGTCAGAGCTTTCTATTCCCTTAATGGACGGACTGTCACATGACCAGGCAGACTCCTCCTCCCTGGCTGAGAGTGAATCATCTTTCTATG GTGATGAAGAGGCACCCGCTGCCACACCGCTCAGCTGCAGTGCTGCCACGGTGTGCAAAGCTGAACTGCACCACCATCATCACCTCGAGCAAAATGACGTTGTTCTCACACCTGTGGCATCATTGTAG